Proteins from one Oenanthe melanoleuca isolate GR-GAL-2019-014 chromosome 1, OMel1.0, whole genome shotgun sequence genomic window:
- the ZPLD1 gene encoding zona pellucida-like domain-containing protein 1 produces MEQVWLLLLLTIKVLPVTAQFNGYNCDANLHSRFPAERDINVFCGVQTITMKINFCTVLFSGYSETDLALNGKHGDAHCRGFINNNTFPAVVIFIINLSTLESCGNTLVVSSARGINAYGNTSVVQIGNVSGYIDTPDPPTIISYLPGLLYKFSCSYPLEYLVNNTQLASSSAAISVRENNGTFISTLNLLLYNDSTYSQQLLIPSTGLPLKTKIYAAVRATNLDGRWNVLMDYCYTTPSGNPSDDLRYDLFFSCDKDPQTTIIENGKSQMGRFSFEVFRFVKHKNQKMSTVFLHCVTKLCRADDCPFLVPICSNRERRDIGGRTTWRPQSTSGNAVISAGPIITRSDETPTNNSELAHPNGPPFQMNTVTSALISGIVVLGISSIFFFVCSLTLLHRNWPNTSVLSGIRNPVFN; encoded by the exons CTGAGCGAGATATCAATGTTTTCTGTGGAGTACAGACAATTACTATGAAGATAAATTTTTGCACAGTTCTTTTTTCTGGTTATTCTGAGACAGATCTGGCACTGAATGGGAAACATGGGGATGCCCACTGCAGGGGCTTCATCAATAACAACACCTTTCCAGCAGTGGTCATTTTCATCATCAATCTGAGTACTTTGGAATCTTGTGGAAACACTTTAGTG GTATCCTCAGCTCGAGGTATCAATGCTTATGGAAATACCTCAGTGGTACAGATAGGTAATGTTTCAGGCTACATTGATACACCAGACCCACCAACAATTATCAGCTATTTGCCTGGGCTCCTGTACAAATTTAGCTGTAGCTACCCACTGGAGTACTTGGTGAACAACACCCAGCTCGCTTC GTCATCAGCTGCTATTTCTGTAAGAGAGAACAATGGTACATTTATCAGCACTTTGAATTTGTTGCTTTACAAT GATTCAACCTACAGCCAGCAACTCCTTATTCCAAGTACAGGTTTACCtttgaaaaccaaaatatatGCAGCTGTGAGAGCAACCAACCTTGATGGCAG GTGGAATGTTTTGATGGACTACTGTTACACCACACCATCTGGCAATCCTAGTGATGATCTTCGATATGATCTTTTTTTCAG CTGTGACAAGGATCCGCAGACGACCATAATTGAAAACGGCAAGAGTCAAATGGGCCGGTTTTCCTTCGAGGTGTTTCGCTTTGTCAAGCACAAGAACCAGAAGATGTCCACGGTCTTCCTTCACTGTGTGAcaaagctgtgcagagcagatgACTGCCCCTTCCTCGTGCCA ATCTGCAGtaacagagaaagaagagaCATTGGTGGAAGGACAACTTGGCGCCCTCAGAGCACATCTGGCAATGCTGTAATCTCTGCTGGCCCCATCATTACAAGGAGTG ATGAGACGCCAACCAACAATTCAGAGCTTG cTCACCCAAACGGACCTCCTTTCCAGATGAACACAGTAACCAGTGCGCTGATTTCAGGCATAGTTGTCCTTGgaatttccagcattttcttttttgtgtgttctcTAACCCTTCTGCACAGAAACTGGCCCAACACTTCAGTCCTGAGCGGCATCCGGAACCCAGTTTTCAACTGA